From the genome of Geothrix sp. 21YS21S-4, one region includes:
- a CDS encoding DUF1003 domain-containing protein, protein MQKSEEVAAKFLGRSYQELDDRAKKVARHVADRSPIARNVDEECDAATTLGQRAADAVATFGGSWTFVGFFAGSMVLWVGINAFLLSKAGRTFDPYPYILLNLFLSMLAAVQAPIILMSQNRHSERDRVRAEHDYEVNLKAEVDIMLLHKKLDLLREKQWEELIELQREQLKQLAGLVGTRPE, encoded by the coding sequence GTGCAGAAATCCGAAGAAGTGGCAGCGAAGTTCCTCGGCAGGTCCTATCAGGAACTGGATGACCGCGCGAAGAAGGTGGCGCGTCACGTGGCGGACCGCAGCCCCATCGCGAGAAATGTGGACGAGGAATGCGATGCGGCCACCACCCTGGGCCAGCGGGCGGCGGATGCCGTGGCGACCTTCGGCGGATCCTGGACCTTCGTCGGGTTCTTTGCGGGGTCGATGGTGCTGTGGGTGGGGATCAACGCCTTCCTCCTGTCGAAGGCCGGCAGAACCTTCGATCCCTATCCCTACATCCTGCTCAACCTCTTCCTCTCCATGCTGGCGGCGGTCCAGGCCCCGATCATCCTGATGTCGCAGAACCGGCACTCCGAGCGCGACCGGGTGAGAGCCGAGCACGACTACGAAGTCAATCTGAAGGCGGAAGTGGACATCATGCTGCTTCACAAGAAGCTCGATCTGCTGCGCGAAAAGCAGTGGGAGGAGTTGATCGAACTCCAGCGGGAACAGCTGAAACAATTGGCGGGCCTAGTCGGCACGCGGCCTGAATGA
- a CDS encoding OmpA family protein, with product MNIWKTLPLATALLAAQAQSPSAIPMPTQDPAHMAQAQPTTVPLYRVVVVQGSAKAINYRNLKSSTEIDLLGTVLVSNASGEAKVKSKDGGIQITAKVKNLPPASSFGGEFLTYVMWGISPEGRATNLGEVLLKHGKGKVQVTEKLQSFGLIVTAEPYFAVSQPSDVVVMENAIRKDSREQFEFIDAKYELLKRGQYTLNLEPFPPMVMDEKTPFGVYQARNAVRIAQAAGAALYASDAFGKAQGYLVQAESMDGSRDTRAMAAREAVQRAEDARLIAVQKQDAARVAMEKKLNQDKLDEANRTAAAAAAAGDAARQQAQRSQAENAGLKAENEGLQSRNEDLRTRLMAELNAVLQTRATARGLIVSMSGVLFQNGKATLLPEAREKLAKIAGILSTHKGLKIEAEGFTDSNGSDALNQALSEKRAQNARDYLVEQGVRADAISSKGFGKGNPIATNDTAAGRQENRRVELVLSGEGLTASKAVGL from the coding sequence ATGAACATCTGGAAAACCCTCCCCCTCGCCACGGCCCTTCTCGCGGCCCAGGCGCAATCCCCTTCTGCGATCCCCATGCCGACCCAGGATCCGGCTCACATGGCTCAGGCTCAACCCACGACGGTCCCCCTCTATCGCGTGGTCGTCGTCCAGGGCTCCGCGAAGGCCATCAACTACCGGAATCTGAAGAGCTCCACGGAGATCGATCTGCTGGGCACCGTGCTCGTGTCGAACGCCTCCGGTGAGGCGAAGGTGAAGAGCAAGGACGGGGGCATCCAGATCACGGCCAAGGTCAAGAACCTTCCCCCCGCCTCCAGCTTCGGCGGAGAGTTCCTCACCTATGTGATGTGGGGCATTTCCCCCGAAGGCCGCGCCACCAACCTGGGCGAAGTCCTCCTCAAGCACGGCAAGGGCAAGGTCCAGGTCACGGAGAAGCTGCAGTCCTTCGGCCTCATCGTGACGGCCGAACCCTATTTCGCCGTCAGCCAGCCCAGCGACGTGGTGGTGATGGAAAACGCGATCCGGAAGGATTCCCGCGAACAGTTCGAGTTCATCGACGCCAAGTACGAGCTTCTGAAGCGGGGCCAATACACCCTGAACCTCGAGCCCTTTCCCCCCATGGTGATGGATGAGAAGACGCCGTTCGGGGTCTACCAGGCCCGCAATGCGGTGCGCATCGCGCAGGCGGCGGGCGCGGCCCTCTACGCCTCGGACGCCTTCGGAAAGGCCCAGGGCTACCTGGTTCAGGCGGAGTCCATGGACGGAAGCCGCGACACGAGGGCGATGGCCGCGCGGGAAGCCGTCCAGCGCGCCGAGGACGCCCGGCTGATCGCGGTCCAGAAGCAGGATGCCGCGCGTGTGGCCATGGAGAAGAAGCTGAACCAGGACAAGCTCGACGAAGCGAACCGGACCGCCGCCGCGGCCGCCGCCGCCGGAGATGCCGCCCGCCAGCAGGCGCAGCGGTCCCAGGCCGAGAACGCCGGGCTGAAGGCGGAGAACGAGGGCCTCCAGTCCCGGAACGAGGATCTCCGGACCCGGCTGATGGCCGAGCTCAACGCCGTGCTTCAGACCCGCGCCACCGCCCGCGGCCTCATCGTGAGCATGTCCGGCGTCCTGTTCCAGAACGGCAAGGCGACCCTCCTGCCGGAAGCCCGCGAGAAGCTCGCGAAGATCGCCGGCATCCTCTCCACCCACAAGGGCCTGAAGATCGAGGCCGAGGGCTTCACCGACAGCAACGGCAGCGATGCGCTCAATCAGGCGCTGTCGGAAAAGCGCGCGCAGAATGCCCGGGACTACCTGGTGGAACAGGGCGTCCGAGCCGACGCCATCTCTTCCAAGGGATTCGGCAAGGGCAATCCCATCGCCACCAATGACACGGCCGCCGGCCGGCAGGAGAACCGGCGGGTGGAACTGGTCCTTTCCGGGGAAGGCCTCACGGCTTCCAAGGCCGTCGGGCTCTAG